CCAGGACTCCTGACATAGTGCGCTGAAAGCCCTGGTGGCGAGGGCCCCATCCATCATCTGAGGCCGCCGAGCGACGATAATAGATGATGTCGAGTGCTGCGGTCCTGGTGGGTGCTGGACTGGCGAGCGTGCGCCGGGGCCAGCCATTGCCGCTTCGCCCTGCCGGGTCCGTACGGGTGTCCGACGCCGCCGACCTGGTCGAGAACGACGAGGGCGGGGCGGTGTTCGTGTGGGGGATGGCGGTGTCGTGCTGGGACGCCGGCGACGTCGTCGGCCGCCGCCTGGCGGCGGTGCAGCTGGTGGCGACCGGCGCGGCCACCCAGGTCGAGGTGGGCGCCGGGTTCGACGTCGGCGAGGCGACGGTGCAGCGGTGGATCGCGGCTTGGCGCCGCGACGGCATGGCCGGCCTGGTGCCGGCGCGGAAGGGACCGAGGCGACCCTCCAAGCTGACGGCGGAGATGGTGGCGGGGATCCGGGCGCTGCGGGCCGGCGGGGCCTCGATGGACACGATCGCCGAGGCGACGGGCGTGAGCCGCAACTCGGTGTCGCGGGCGCTGGCCGAGGCCCCGACGGGGACGGCGGGGCCGCCTCCGGTCGGCGACGCCGCCGAGGGGGCGGCGCTGACGCCGCTGGCCCGCCCGGCCCCTCGTGACCAGGAGCGCCAGGCGGCGCGCCGGGGCGAGCTGGCCGAGGCCCCGCCGGTGATCTGCGAGGGGGCGTCGCTGCCCCTCGTGGGGGCGCTGCTGGTCCTGCCGGCGTTGGCCGCGACCGGGCTGCTGGCGTGTGCCGAGGAGGTCTACGGCAAGGCGAAGGCGGCGTTCTACGGCGTGCGGTCCCTGGTGCTCGCCATGGTCTTCGCCGCCCTCGTGGGCGAGGCCCGGGCCGAGGGGCTGACCCGCCTCGACCCCGTCGACGTCGGCCGCCTGCTCGGGCTCGACCGGGCGCCGGAGGTCAAGACGCTGCGCCGGCGCCTCGAGCACCTGGCCCGGGCGGGGCGGGCCGACCGGTTGATGGCGGCGCTGGCCCGCCGCCACGTGGCCGCCCGCCCCGACGCCACCGGCGTGTTCTACGTGGACGGCCACGTGCGGGCCTACCACGGCGGCGCCGAGATCGGAAAGGCCCACGTGACCCGCATGCGGCTGTCCATGCCGGCCGCCGTCGACACCTGGGTGGCCGACGCCTTCGGCGACGGCGTGCTGTGCTGGACGGCGCCGCCGCCGGCGTCGCTGGTCGGGGAGCTGGCCCGGGTGGCCGCCGCCGTCCGCGACCTGGTCGGCCCCGACCGGCGCCCCACCATCGCCTTCGACCGGGGCGGG
The sequence above is drawn from the Candidatus Diapherotrites archaeon genome and encodes:
- a CDS encoding putative transposase, coding for MSDAADLVENDEGGAVFVWGMAVSCWDAGDVVGRRLAAVQLVATGAATQVEVGAGFDVGEATVQRWIAAWRRDGMAGLVPARKGPRRPSKLTAEMVAGIRALRAGGASMDTIAEATGVSRNSVSRALAEAPTGTAGPPPVGDAAEGAALTPLARPAPRDQERQAARRGELAEAPPVICEGASLPLVGALLVLPALAATGLLACAEEVYGKAKAAFYGVRSLVLAMVFAALVGEARAEGLTRLDPVDVGRLLGLDRAPEVKTLRRRLEHLARAGRADRLMAALARRHVAARPDATGVFYVDGHVRAYHGGAEIGKAHVTRMRLSMPAAVDTWVADAFGDGVLCWTAPPPASLVGELARVAAAVRDLVGPDRRPTIAFDRGGWSPKAFAEMAAAGFDVLTYRKQPFTAEARRAFAEHTHTDEAGKEHHYLLADRRVRIAYRDGSRKRLFACRQITRLDPATGHQTHVVTTRTDAAAVVAHAMFSRWRQENFFRYLRAHYGLDALDSYATVADDLDRSVPNPAKKPVGARAAEARRRLADIEDGLPGRLPAELAAAHAEAVAYVEGLTADARAVPARVPLGELHPDAVVHHGERKRIHDAVRMATYNAESALGRLLAPHYARADDEARSLLREALRSPADLQVVGSELHVRLNALSAPRRTRAVAALCAELSSTDTVYPGTDLVLRYSVKAP